AATAGGCCTCACCTCACCTATCAGTAGCCAAAGAAACGTAAGTGTCTAACCTAAATTGGTCATTTAAGGTCTTCTTGTAGGACCCGGAGTGAGGCAGGCCCCTCCAGGAGATAACACCCCATCTCAGCTCCCttaaaactgaggaaaaaactCAAGCACTTCAGCTTCTGGAACTCTTTTTCCCACCCTTATGCTCACCACTACCTGCGCTGGTGCCTGCAGTGCtgtcacagcagcagggcagctaCTGAGTCCCCTCAGACAATAGGAAGAGGGAGCCCACAGGTGACAGCCCCTatcttgtgctgctgcaggagggaaacaGTTCAGGGTAGAAGAGAtctctctccccttttttcctaAGATGGCCTCATCCCATCTATACTCTTCGTCCCATTTGTGCAGTGCAGAGGCAGGATGCATGCTTGCCTCCAAGTTGCTGTTACAGGTTGGGTAACACAGGCCTGTTGACAAATGCAGGAACCTCCACAGGGGAACTTCTTACTAAGGGACATgcatgaaagaaacagaaatagatATTGTGATAGTTTCATATCCTGTGTCACTGGGGAGGCACTGAATCAAGGGGACAGCTTCACGTTTCTGGGGCTGGGGCTACCACTTCGTTCCATCACGAGACTGTGCTGCGAGCCGCTTCTCTGGGGGAAATTCCACCACACCTACACAAGCAACTGTCCAGACCTTCTTGCCCTATAAATTGGAGGGTATCTGAATGTCTCAGcaccaaagagaaaagaagctttCAAGCTCACTTGCCTGCTTCAGCTCCGGCCACAACTTCTGCGTTGACATGAAGGTCTCTGTGGTTGCCCTGGCTGTTCTCATCGCCGCCTTCTGCTACCAGACCTCTGCTGCACCAAGTAAGTCTGGACTCTATGAATCTCTCTAAATGGGGACAGGGTCCTTTCTGCCAGCCCTTCCACCCCGGGTCCCTCCTCATGTCAGATCTCCTTCTAGCGGGTGCTCCATGGGTGCTATTCAGCCGTGGGCAGGCACAGCGCAAAGCACAACACGTGTGTGGTGTCAGCAACAGCTCAGGGTGAACCCAAATGAGAAAGAATttaaggaagaaggaaaaagacctTGCTTTTCGTATTCCCCCTCCACGTCCTCCCAGACCCATGGGgactccagtcccagctccctgcccctgttCGCCTGTCACTTGCAACTGCTCACACCTGTCTTTGCCTTCACAGTTGGCTCTGACCCACCAACCTCCTGCTGTTTCACCTACATCCAACGGGAGCTGCCCCGTAGCTTCGTGACCGACTACTATGAGACCAACAGCCTGTGCTCTCAGCCAGGTGTTGTGTAAGTGTTCTCCTCCAGGACTGGGGGTTCTCCCTTTGGGATAAGGATTCCTCCACATTTTGGACCTGCAATGAGAAAGACTCATTTTCAGGGGGGACAGGAAGGATGTGGAGCCAAGAGATGCATGGGGATGCTCCATGGGCTCAGTGCACTTGGGGCTTACACTGGTCCTGCTCCAGGGTTTTGCAGGCTGGTGGCTGCCAACATGGTCAGCACCATGTGGTGCTGCCCAAATCCTACTGACCCTCAGGAGAGGCTGGGTGTGGAACAGGGATGGTGGGGTCTCTCCCACATGGAGCTCTCCCATGGAAAACTCACCTCGCTGTTCCCCACAGGTTCATCACAAGGAAGGGACGTGAAGTCTGTGCCAACCCTGAACATGACTGGGTCAAGAAGTACGTGACTGAACTGGAACTGAACTGAAGCTTTGGAACAGGATGCACTGTGCCAGGACAAGCAAGCCATGGACTCCATCAGAAATGTTCCGTGTCATTTAGAACTagctgagaaactgaaaatgtcCCAGAACCTGACTTCAgtgtactttatttttatttatttatgtatttaatttttataatgaaaGGGAGCAGgtgaaataacaagaaaattatttaatatatttatatattttttaattaagaatctTGCTTATAGGTCTTTATATAgattatattttctatatttaattaattggattttttatgcaatatttaattcaaatgttaagaaataaatatttttgtacaaaatttctgtttttgtgtcTATTACTGTTTTTGCGATGACaatagctgaaaaaataattgtggtaacaaatttatttcctcttctaaaCTGGCAACAcctatcccccccccccctcctgaGGGCACAGGATGTCCCTCTCTGGGCATCCTGTGCCAGTGTTTCGTCACCCTCAAGGACATGAGGACAGTTTGGCCACTGAGTAGCAGCCAGCCCCATACCTGTATGCCGGAGCCTGGTAGCTTCACCCAAGAACTGAGGTTGGCACAAAGctgggcacccacagctgcCCTCACTCCAGGGACCAGCAGGAACAGGGGACAGGAGCTCCTGTCTCGGGGCATGGAGACCCACAACGGGGGCATCACACAATTGGCTTGACCCTCAACAGTCCCCTGTGGACACAGCTCCACCTGGTCCTGTGGCAGTGGGAGCAGTCCCACAGCTGTGGGGTGTCTTGTCAAAGGACACACCGCACAAGCTCAGCCACGAGCACCACCCAGCCCACACACGGTTTGAGCCCGTTGCAAACCACACCAAGCACCGATGTCCTTGTCAGCCTGGGTCGTGTTGGAGCCACCCACAGCTGACACCTACCCCGGGTACCTCAGCTAACCCCTCACCACCATTCTGGGAGCCCGCAGGGAGTCCTGGATTGCTCACGTCTTTCTTGATCTCACAGCCACTCACACGGGACAGCTCAGAGGAGCCCTCACTGAGTGTGCGAGGAACGCTGTGCTCCCGTTAATCCACACCCACGGGCACAGAGGTGTGAGCCAAGCCCACGCCAGCAAGGCAAAGGCAGTTGtcagcatgcagcagcagcaggttggaggcagcccccagggcccGCAAGCAGCACCGGGCACATGGAGGAAGTATTCCAGGCCCTCTTCAGGGCCACCACGTCTGGCAGAAGAGGAGGCGGCATACCAGAGGGCACTGAGCTGGTTTGGAG
This DNA window, taken from Anas acuta chromosome 19, bAnaAcu1.1, whole genome shotgun sequence, encodes the following:
- the LOC137842175 gene encoding C-C motif chemokine 3-like isoform X1 encodes the protein MGTGSFLPALPPRVPPHVRSPSSGCSMGAIQPWAGTAQSTTRVWCQQQLRVNPNEKEFKEEGKRPCFSYSPSTSSQTHGDSSPSSLPLFACHLQLLTPVFAFTVGSDPPTSCCFTYIQRELPRSFVTDYYETNSLCSQPGVVFITRKGREVCANPEHDWVKKYVTELELN
- the LOC137842175 gene encoding C-C motif chemokine 4 homolog isoform X2; this encodes MSQHQREKKLSSSLACFSSGHNFCVDMKVSVVALAVLIAAFCYQTSAAPIGSDPPTSCCFTYIQRELPRSFVTDYYETNSLCSQPGVVFITRKGREVCANPEHDWVKKYVTELELN